In one window of Gemmatimonadota bacterium DNA:
- a CDS encoding tartrate dehydrogenase, producing MPNYEIAVIGGDGVGPEVIEEGIKALEALGAPAFRFTRFDWSSDRYKRTGRFIPEGGLERLATFDAIFFGAVGDEEVQDHITLNNLILPIRRRFDQYACVRPAYLYAGVQSPLAGKGAGDIDLVVIRENTEGEYADIGGRVYQRTDQEVAVQTSVFTRHGTERIIHYAFEEARRRDGRRKVTSITKSNAQGHGMVFWDEVFDSVKAEYGDVETESLLIDAAAMDFVRRPQDFDVVVASNLFGDILTDISAITVGSMGLAPSANLNPERIHPSMFEPVHGSAFELIGKRQVNPIATILAAAMMVEFLGDERAGAAIREAVSENLAEGRVRTPDIGGGSSTVEVGDDIVRRLSK from the coding sequence ATGCCCAATTATGAAATCGCCGTGATCGGCGGAGACGGCGTCGGTCCCGAAGTCATCGAGGAAGGCATCAAGGCGCTCGAAGCTCTGGGGGCCCCGGCCTTTCGTTTCACCCGTTTCGACTGGAGTTCCGATCGCTACAAGCGGACGGGAAGGTTCATTCCCGAGGGCGGGCTGGAACGGCTCGCGACCTTCGACGCCATTTTCTTCGGCGCGGTCGGCGACGAGGAGGTGCAGGACCACATCACCCTGAACAACCTGATTCTCCCGATTCGGCGCAGATTCGACCAGTATGCCTGCGTCCGGCCCGCCTACCTGTACGCGGGCGTGCAGTCTCCCCTGGCGGGAAAGGGGGCCGGCGACATCGACCTGGTGGTCATCCGGGAGAATACCGAAGGGGAATACGCCGATATCGGAGGGCGGGTGTATCAACGGACCGACCAGGAGGTCGCGGTTCAGACCTCAGTCTTCACGCGGCACGGCACCGAGCGCATCATCCACTACGCCTTCGAGGAAGCGCGGCGCCGTGACGGCCGGCGCAAGGTCACGTCCATCACGAAGTCGAACGCCCAGGGCCATGGCATGGTTTTCTGGGACGAGGTATTCGACAGCGTGAAGGCGGAGTACGGAGACGTCGAGACCGAATCCCTTCTCATCGACGCGGCGGCCATGGACTTCGTGCGCCGGCCCCAGGATTTTGACGTCGTGGTGGCCTCGAACCTCTTCGGCGACATCCTGACCGATATTTCGGCGATCACCGTGGGCAGTATGGGGCTTGCGCCCAGCGCGAACCTGAACCCCGAACGGATTCATCCCTCCATGTTCGAGCCGGTCCACGGGTCAGCCTTCGAACTCATCGGAAAGCGCCAGGTCAATCCCATAGCCACGATCCTCGCGGCGGCCATGATGGTCGAGTTTCTGGGTGACGAAAGGGCCGGAGCGGCCATTCGCGAAGCGGTATCGGAGAACCTCGCCGAAGGGCGGGTTCGCACGCCCGACATCGGGGGCGGGTCGAGTACCGTGGAAGTGGGCGACGACATCGTCAGGCGACTATCGAAATGA
- a CDS encoding HEAT repeat domain-containing protein has protein sequence MGRRNSGLNRHQKAWRKPGEERVSREDIAELLRLSESGDPEDRIVAATYMCPCHVRHRNEEVWKALYRMMEDEDARVRRRAWHTLEDGGCPTDPAFEPIVRRALDTETDRQVLGFARQFAKPFLNEDMVSRIREEKPAGRHPKLTGKCDFCGRTRVPVLQDYETEIPAGGMTRAAWICEECSAGGVDS, from the coding sequence ATGGGCAGACGGAACAGCGGACTCAACCGTCACCAGAAGGCCTGGCGGAAGCCGGGCGAGGAACGCGTGAGCCGTGAAGACATCGCGGAACTCCTGCGCCTGTCCGAAAGCGGAGATCCCGAAGACCGTATCGTTGCCGCGACCTACATGTGTCCGTGCCACGTCCGTCACCGAAACGAGGAAGTCTGGAAGGCGCTTTACCGGATGATGGAGGATGAAGACGCCCGGGTCCGCCGGCGGGCATGGCATACGCTGGAGGACGGAGGCTGTCCCACCGATCCGGCCTTCGAACCCATCGTCCGCCGTGCGCTGGATACCGAAACGGACCGTCAGGTGCTCGGATTCGCGCGGCAGTTCGCCAAACCGTTTCTCAATGAAGACATGGTGTCCCGGATCCGTGAGGAAAAGCCGGCTGGCAGGCATCCAAAGCTGACCGGCAAATGCGACTTCTGCGGCAGGACCCGGGTGCCGGTTTTACAGGACTACGAGACGGAGATCCCCGCGGGCGGGATGACCCGCGCCGCGTGGATTTGCGAAGAATGTTCCGCCGGAGGCGTCGACTCCTGA
- a CDS encoding (Fe-S)-binding protein produces MSTQNRLVHEYDKFLDCVHCGLCLPACPTYTELGVEMDSPRGRIHLMRAYADGRIELTDHFETHISGCLDCRACETACPAGVHYGSLVEAARAEIVEKRPRPLLGRLFRNLVFERLLPSRFLLSVVFLPLRWYQALGIQKLARNLGLTKWLPSRLSGMEAMMPDMPSASMKAELRPFSPARETAAYRVGLVTGCVMNEMFTHVNTATVRVLNENGCDVVLPEAQTCCGALQVHSGERVVAESLARRNIDAFERAEVDAVIINAAGCGAQLKEYGDLLAADPDYHDRARVFADKVKDVHEFLAGIPVKEDMGPVRARVAYHDACHLAHGQRVREEPRDLLSLIPGLELVELEESDWCCGSAGIYNITHPAMADRLLARKMNHVRQAAPDVVATGNPGCILQIRHGINRDGGEIEVLHPVELLDRAYRLKHEEEVNVQQAASDGA; encoded by the coding sequence ATGAGCACGCAGAACAGACTGGTACACGAATACGACAAGTTTCTGGATTGCGTGCACTGCGGACTGTGTCTTCCCGCCTGTCCGACCTATACCGAACTCGGTGTGGAAATGGACTCCCCCCGCGGCCGCATCCACCTGATGCGGGCCTACGCGGACGGGCGTATCGAACTGACGGATCACTTCGAGACGCACATAAGCGGGTGCCTGGACTGCCGGGCCTGCGAAACGGCCTGTCCCGCGGGTGTCCACTACGGCAGCCTCGTGGAAGCAGCCCGGGCGGAGATCGTCGAGAAGCGGCCGCGGCCCTTGCTCGGCCGGCTTTTCCGGAACCTGGTGTTCGAGCGTCTGCTGCCGTCCCGATTCCTGCTCTCCGTGGTTTTCCTGCCTTTACGCTGGTACCAGGCGCTTGGCATACAAAAACTCGCGCGCAATCTGGGCCTGACGAAATGGCTACCTTCCCGCCTGAGCGGCATGGAGGCCATGATGCCTGACATGCCCAGCGCTTCGATGAAGGCGGAGCTACGGCCGTTCTCTCCTGCACGGGAGACGGCGGCCTACCGGGTGGGGCTGGTTACGGGATGCGTGATGAACGAGATGTTCACCCACGTAAATACCGCTACGGTCCGCGTGTTGAACGAAAACGGGTGCGACGTGGTCCTTCCCGAGGCCCAGACCTGCTGCGGCGCGCTGCAGGTACACAGCGGCGAGCGCGTGGTGGCCGAATCACTGGCCCGCAGGAACATCGATGCTTTCGAGCGGGCGGAAGTGGATGCCGTCATCATCAACGCCGCGGGATGCGGCGCGCAGTTGAAGGAGTACGGCGACCTGCTGGCCGCGGATCCGGACTACCACGACCGTGCCCGCGTCTTTGCGGACAAGGTCAAAGACGTTCACGAGTTTCTCGCAGGGATACCCGTCAAGGAGGACATGGGACCGGTCCGGGCACGGGTCGCCTATCACGATGCCTGCCACCTCGCCCACGGACAGCGCGTCCGCGAAGAGCCCCGGGACCTGCTGAGCCTGATTCCCGGCCTCGAGCTCGTCGAACTGGAAGAATCGGACTGGTGCTGCGGCAGCGCCGGCATTTATAACATTACCCATCCCGCCATGGCGGACCGGCTGCTCGCGCGCAAGATGAACCACGTCAGGCAGGCTGCGCCCGACGTAGTGGCCACCGGCAATCCCGGCTGCATCCTGCAGATCCGGCACGGCATAAACCGGGACGGCGGTGAGATCGAGGTGCTTCACCCGGTGGAACTGCTCGACCGGGCCTACCGCCTGAAGCACGAGGAAGAAGTGAACGTTCAGCAAGCCGCATCTGACGGAGCGTAA
- a CDS encoding ATP-binding cassette domain-containing protein, with amino-acid sequence MPHILVDNIVKTFRIAQRRPGLWGALHGVVRREYRTIKALDRVSFELDPGELVGYIGPNGAGKSTTVKVLSGILVPDSGWCEIDGRIPWRNRISNAANIGVVFGQRTQLWWDLPVIESFDLLRDIYRIGGDEYLRARNELAALMDLEPLYDVPVRQLSLGQRMRCDLAAALLHAPSVLFLDEPTIGLDAVSKLAVRDFIKRLNRERGVTVVLTTHDMDDIEALCDRVMVIGHGRILSDSTLDDLRTRVTRERRLIIDLLDEGQAIEDPDVTFISRSGNRVHLQFDPDRVRTAALISRITAKYAIKDLFVENPPIEEIISRLYDEHELR; translated from the coding sequence GTGCCCCACATCCTCGTCGACAACATCGTCAAGACCTTCCGGATCGCCCAGCGGCGCCCCGGCCTCTGGGGCGCGCTACACGGGGTAGTGCGCCGTGAATACCGGACGATCAAGGCCCTGGACCGCGTCTCCTTCGAACTGGATCCGGGAGAACTGGTGGGCTACATCGGTCCCAACGGGGCGGGCAAGTCCACGACCGTAAAAGTCCTCTCCGGCATCCTGGTGCCCGATTCGGGATGGTGCGAGATCGACGGCCGCATCCCGTGGCGCAACCGGATCTCCAACGCGGCCAACATCGGCGTGGTGTTCGGCCAGCGGACCCAGTTGTGGTGGGATTTGCCCGTTATCGAGTCCTTCGATCTGCTGAGGGATATCTACCGGATCGGGGGTGATGAATACCTCCGGGCCAGGAACGAGCTCGCGGCGCTCATGGACCTGGAACCGCTGTACGACGTCCCGGTGCGCCAGCTCAGTCTCGGCCAACGCATGCGGTGCGACCTGGCGGCGGCCCTGCTGCACGCGCCTTCGGTGCTCTTCCTGGACGAACCCACCATCGGACTGGACGCCGTTTCCAAGCTTGCCGTGCGGGATTTCATCAAGCGGCTGAACCGGGAACGGGGCGTCACCGTCGTGCTGACCACCCATGACATGGACGACATCGAGGCCCTGTGCGACCGGGTGATGGTGATCGGACACGGGAGGATCCTGTCCGACAGCACGCTGGACGACCTGCGCACCCGCGTCACCCGGGAGCGCCGCCTCATCATTGACCTGCTCGACGAAGGCCAGGCGATCGAGGATCCGGACGTTACCTTCATCTCGCGCAGCGGCAACCGTGTCCACCTGCAGTTCGATCCGGACCGCGTCCGGACGGCCGCCCTGATCAGCCGGATCACGGCGAAGTACGCCATCAAGGACCTGTTCGTCGAGAACCCGCCCATCGAAGAGATCATTTCACGGCTTTACGACGAACACGAACTCCGTTAA
- a CDS encoding ABC transporter permease: MAGPLALYTHYVSISLRSQMQYRVSFLLGTLGQLFSTGVEFIGILALFDRFGSLNQWTLAEVAFFYGIVNVAFAVTDMLSRGFDHVGQLVRTGEFDRMLLRPRSTVLQLIGQEFTLRRLGRFGQGAGVLLWATFYLDVDWSPSVAVLTVVTVCCGACFFLGLFINIGTVSFWTTETLELMNVLTYGGIEASKYPLAIYRTWFRRFFTMVIPMGCVTYFPVVAILGRSDPLGTSLAFQYAAPLFGLLYFVLSLFIWRLGLRHYRSTGS; the protein is encoded by the coding sequence ATGGCGGGCCCGCTTGCACTGTATACCCATTACGTGAGCATCTCCCTGCGAAGCCAGATGCAGTACAGGGTCTCGTTCCTGCTCGGTACCCTGGGCCAACTGTTCAGCACGGGGGTGGAATTCATAGGCATCCTCGCCCTGTTCGACCGCTTCGGCAGCCTGAACCAGTGGACGCTCGCCGAGGTCGCCTTCTTCTACGGAATCGTCAACGTGGCGTTCGCCGTGACCGACATGTTGTCCCGCGGCTTCGACCACGTGGGCCAACTGGTACGCACCGGCGAGTTCGACCGCATGCTGCTCCGGCCCCGGAGTACCGTGCTCCAGCTGATCGGGCAGGAATTCACCCTGAGGCGGCTTGGGCGTTTTGGCCAGGGCGCCGGCGTGCTGCTATGGGCGACGTTTTACCTGGACGTCGACTGGTCTCCATCGGTCGCGGTCCTTACCGTGGTCACCGTATGCTGCGGCGCCTGCTTCTTTCTGGGACTGTTCATCAATATCGGCACGGTGTCCTTCTGGACCACGGAAACGCTCGAGCTCATGAACGTGTTGACCTACGGCGGCATCGAGGCTTCGAAATACCCGCTGGCCATATACCGAACCTGGTTCCGCCGGTTCTTTACCATGGTGATCCCCATGGGATGTGTGACCTATTTTCCGGTCGTGGCTATCCTCGGCCGGTCCGATCCGCTGGGCACGTCTCTCGCGTTTCAGTACGCGGCTCCCTTGTTCGGCCTGCTCTATTTCGTCCTGTCACTGTTCATCTGGCGGCTCGGGCTCCGGCACTATCGTTCGACGGGCAGCTAG
- a CDS encoding FtsX-like permease family protein, with amino-acid sequence MFRNYLTIAYRNALRHKGYALINVMGLAVGMTCCILILLYVQNELGYDRYASRHDRIYRLTMAIETPDRAETRTARSPTAWGWMLTDAFPEVEGFTRIKAPLVSWQVTYVEGNRRFNEPGFYFADPGILDLFDFNLVRGDANTALNAPNTVVMTESTAARYFGDEDALGKVIRIDNTYDLTVTGVMEDVPRNSHMTFGFLGSFETLNVNPIYGGTDYGRNTQNFGPDLYTYLLLAEGIPPESLDPKLAEFIESRYGPALNQFNAQIEAELQPLTSIHLHSNLDGELGANSDIAYIYIFSAVAFFLLLIACINFMNLATARSAGRAREVGIRKVLGAFRVQLIGQFMGESTIMAVISLFLAVGLVYAFLPAFNALAGKVLVFAFDDMSMAFGLIGIVVLAGALAGSYPALFLSSFQPVSVLKGSSRAGTVNTNLRKILVVLQFVISVVFIIGTGAVADQMRFVQDKHLGFDKEQLVVMPLGDPRQRLIYNAYKDQISSYPNVLGVTVANEMPGGLVNDILFTPDGAPEEELVRINNMWIDHDFIRTMNIELTAGRDFSRSFPTDTLQAFVINEAAVKWLGWEGAPLDKKIRLGNFKDGRVIGVVRDFHVRSLHSGIEPMMLQLAPGPDPLHYLAIRIAPDDVAETMGFLENSWREIYPDDSFTYSFLDEDFNRLYQNEVRQGSIFRSFSLLAVFIACLGLLGLASFTAEQRTREIGVRKVLGASASGIVALLSKEYVRLVVYANLIAWPIAYFVMNDWLDGFAYRTDLSPWIFVLAAALAIAVTMLTVSYRAVSVAHTDPVDALQHE; translated from the coding sequence ATGTTCCGCAACTACCTCACGATTGCCTATCGTAACGCCCTGCGCCACAAAGGATACGCCTTAATCAACGTCATGGGCCTCGCGGTCGGGATGACCTGTTGCATCCTGATCCTGCTATACGTCCAAAACGAACTCGGTTATGACCGGTACGCGTCCCGGCACGACCGCATCTACCGGCTCACCATGGCGATCGAGACGCCGGACAGGGCGGAAACCCGCACCGCGCGAAGTCCGACGGCCTGGGGGTGGATGCTGACCGACGCCTTCCCCGAAGTCGAAGGATTCACTCGCATCAAGGCGCCGCTGGTCTCCTGGCAGGTCACGTACGTGGAAGGCAACAGACGGTTCAATGAACCCGGTTTCTACTTCGCGGATCCCGGCATCCTGGATCTGTTCGACTTCAACCTGGTGCGCGGCGACGCGAACACGGCCCTGAACGCCCCCAATACGGTGGTCATGACCGAATCCACGGCGGCCAGGTACTTCGGAGACGAGGATGCCCTGGGCAAGGTGATCCGGATCGACAACACGTACGACCTGACCGTTACTGGCGTTATGGAGGACGTGCCGCGCAATTCCCATATGACCTTCGGCTTCCTGGGATCCTTCGAAACCCTGAACGTCAACCCCATCTACGGGGGAACGGATTACGGCAGGAATACGCAGAACTTCGGTCCGGACCTGTATACCTACCTTCTACTCGCCGAAGGTATCCCGCCCGAATCCCTCGATCCGAAACTGGCGGAGTTCATCGAATCGCGCTACGGACCGGCCCTGAACCAGTTCAACGCGCAGATCGAAGCCGAACTCCAACCGCTGACCAGCATACATTTGCATTCGAATCTAGACGGGGAACTCGGCGCTAACAGCGATATCGCCTACATCTACATCTTCTCGGCCGTTGCGTTCTTTCTCCTGTTGATCGCCTGCATCAACTTCATGAACCTGGCGACGGCCCGATCTGCCGGCCGCGCCCGGGAAGTCGGCATCCGCAAGGTGCTGGGGGCGTTCCGCGTTCAGTTGATCGGCCAGTTCATGGGCGAATCCACGATCATGGCGGTAATTTCACTGTTCCTTGCCGTGGGTCTGGTCTACGCGTTTCTTCCCGCGTTCAACGCCCTGGCCGGCAAGGTCCTGGTCTTTGCCTTCGACGATATGAGCATGGCATTCGGCCTGATCGGCATCGTGGTACTGGCCGGTGCGCTGGCCGGAAGCTACCCGGCGCTGTTCCTGTCGTCGTTCCAACCCGTCTCCGTGCTGAAGGGCTCCTCCAGGGCGGGTACGGTGAACACGAACCTGCGGAAGATACTGGTCGTGCTGCAATTCGTGATCTCCGTCGTGTTCATCATCGGCACGGGCGCGGTAGCGGACCAGATGCGGTTCGTGCAGGACAAACACCTGGGATTCGACAAAGAACAACTGGTGGTCATGCCGCTCGGAGATCCCAGACAGCGCCTGATATACAATGCCTACAAGGATCAAATCAGCAGTTATCCCAACGTATTGGGCGTTACGGTGGCAAACGAAATGCCGGGCGGCCTGGTGAACGACATCCTCTTCACGCCGGACGGCGCGCCGGAAGAGGAACTGGTCCGCATCAACAACATGTGGATCGATCACGATTTCATCCGCACGATGAACATCGAACTCACGGCGGGACGCGATTTTTCCAGATCCTTCCCCACGGATACGCTGCAGGCGTTCGTGATCAACGAGGCCGCCGTGAAATGGCTGGGTTGGGAAGGCGCTCCGCTCGACAAGAAAATCCGCCTGGGGAACTTCAAGGACGGCCGGGTCATCGGCGTCGTGCGGGACTTCCACGTGCGGTCGCTGCACAGCGGCATCGAACCGATGATGCTGCAGCTGGCGCCCGGCCCGGATCCGCTCCACTATCTCGCGATCAGGATCGCGCCGGATGACGTGGCCGAAACGATGGGATTCCTGGAAAACAGCTGGCGCGAGATCTATCCGGACGATTCGTTCACGTATTCGTTTCTCGACGAGGACTTCAACCGGCTGTACCAGAATGAAGTACGGCAGGGAAGCATCTTCCGCAGCTTTTCCTTACTGGCCGTCTTCATCGCGTGCCTGGGTCTGCTGGGACTCGCTTCCTTCACGGCGGAACAGCGAACCCGGGAAATCGGGGTGCGGAAAGTGCTGGGGGCATCCGCGTCCGGCATCGTCGCGCTGCTTTCGAAAGAATACGTCCGGCTGGTCGTATATGCCAACCTCATTGCCTGGCCCATCGCTTACTTCGTGATGAACGACTGGCTCGACGGCTTCGCGTACCGTACGGACCTTTCTCCCTGGATATTCGTGCTCGCCGCGGCACTGGCCATCGCCGTTACCATGCTTACCGTAAGCTACAGAGCCGTCAGCGTCGCCCATACCGATCCCGTGGACGCCCTGCAGCACGAGTGA
- a CDS encoding HEAT repeat domain-containing protein has protein sequence MRWPCRGPAEPYRGPAEALPTWRPDWRSGKHYGKRSGIRIAPGPVPSDHHANMTSRIAVHRASMPSRPGKTALIVATKTYDSLPYTEPNHLVRDFASRGIVALPPESLGIPEEIHQRIYTLEKQAYLARKPVTPGGIPEVLEVINAPGVVDACNRIVGRNWAIVPFTHNASFASGARDQHWHKDDNGPYNGRKQRHHQAVQIEMLYYPQDVTEVMGPTATVPYSHYWTFNHEENHDNFAGADHLDFEYQISGMEGVPVSGPDSKYDWEDVVHRRTAHDVRMREAVSNTGWPLVKPLEAAPLRAGSVLLYSHNTFHRGNHRRDDWRLWDAHPRFMWRFWIYRTTEPDGDDRDEPGEIAWRDIGVDPLTAVDLREANDDTTVVWRHHDHWMRTGRTPPPRPEARALPQAGREAEAAELYEQLHAMGDEAEPQRIGAAYRLASIGDDALAVQHLGAALYSHRESVRRAATYGLIAVGEQATKTFVEATKSPVKWVRKAGVYGLGDCAPLTGEVLAAAASLLHHDPSVYVRAVAAGTMGCLGRRAAGTGVGRSLAPRCLEALVRSLEREENRLSMDLAQQRSIKFARPTDECDVCEGNGVDMGLERFEPVRSAVRENALWSMVILCSHGASLAGDALDSTIDALTEVVHSDRNVICVGFAMDALSRLANLESGGPETDEPSPAALDRLRADLLALLGEPPIRCWEALVRGGLSTEHLSTFSDTG, from the coding sequence ATGCGCTGGCCCTGCCGAGGCCCTGCCGAGCCCTACCGAGGCCCTGCCGAGGCCCTGCCAACGTGGCGCCCAGACTGGCGTTCAGGCAAGCACTATGGCAAGCGCTCCGGTATCAGGATCGCCCCAGGGCCTGTGCCTTCGGATCACCATGCGAACATGACGTCGCGCATCGCGGTACATCGCGCGAGCATGCCAAGCCGACCGGGAAAGACAGCGCTGATCGTGGCTACGAAAACCTATGATTCGCTGCCTTACACCGAACCGAACCACCTCGTCCGGGATTTCGCCAGCCGCGGCATCGTCGCCCTGCCGCCTGAAAGCCTCGGCATCCCCGAAGAGATCCACCAACGCATATACACGCTGGAGAAGCAGGCCTACCTGGCAAGAAAACCGGTGACGCCAGGCGGCATACCTGAAGTCCTTGAAGTCATCAATGCGCCGGGTGTCGTCGATGCCTGCAACCGGATCGTGGGCCGGAACTGGGCCATAGTCCCCTTTACTCACAATGCCTCCTTCGCGAGCGGCGCCCGGGACCAGCACTGGCACAAGGACGACAACGGCCCGTACAACGGCCGCAAGCAGCGCCATCACCAGGCTGTACAGATCGAGATGCTCTACTATCCCCAGGACGTGACCGAAGTCATGGGCCCTACGGCCACCGTTCCCTACTCGCACTACTGGACGTTCAACCACGAAGAAAACCACGACAATTTCGCGGGTGCCGACCACCTCGATTTCGAATATCAGATCAGCGGGATGGAGGGTGTCCCGGTGAGCGGTCCCGATTCCAAATACGACTGGGAGGACGTCGTTCACCGGCGCACGGCCCACGACGTCCGGATGCGGGAAGCCGTGTCGAACACGGGATGGCCCCTCGTGAAACCCCTCGAGGCGGCGCCGCTGCGGGCGGGAAGCGTGCTGCTTTATTCACACAACACGTTCCACAGGGGGAACCACCGGAGAGACGACTGGCGCCTGTGGGACGCCCATCCCCGTTTCATGTGGCGTTTCTGGATCTATCGGACGACGGAACCGGACGGCGATGACCGCGATGAGCCCGGCGAAATTGCCTGGCGCGATATCGGCGTAGATCCCCTGACCGCGGTCGATCTGCGGGAGGCGAACGACGACACGACCGTGGTCTGGAGACACCATGATCACTGGATGCGGACGGGGCGGACGCCGCCACCGCGACCCGAAGCCCGTGCACTGCCCCAAGCGGGACGCGAAGCGGAGGCCGCTGAACTGTACGAACAGCTGCACGCCATGGGCGACGAAGCGGAGCCCCAGCGTATCGGCGCGGCCTACCGACTGGCCTCGATCGGAGACGACGCACTGGCCGTCCAGCACCTCGGCGCAGCGCTCTACAGCCACCGGGAGAGTGTCCGCCGCGCCGCAACCTACGGCCTGATCGCCGTCGGGGAGCAGGCCACGAAGACCTTCGTCGAAGCGACGAAGTCGCCGGTCAAATGGGTCAGGAAGGCCGGTGTGTACGGATTAGGCGACTGTGCCCCACTCACCGGCGAAGTACTGGCAGCCGCCGCTTCGCTGCTGCATCACGACCCTTCCGTGTACGTTCGTGCCGTCGCCGCGGGAACGATGGGCTGCCTGGGTCGCCGCGCCGCCGGGACGGGCGTTGGACGGTCCCTGGCGCCCCGGTGCCTCGAAGCGCTGGTCCGCAGTCTCGAACGGGAAGAAAACCGGTTGAGCATGGACCTGGCCCAGCAGCGGAGCATCAAGTTCGCACGGCCCACCGACGAGTGCGACGTCTGCGAAGGCAACGGCGTCGACATGGGCCTCGAGCGATTCGAACCGGTGCGCTCCGCGGTGCGGGAGAACGCCCTGTGGTCCATGGTCATCCTCTGTTCCCACGGGGCCAGCCTGGCGGGCGATGCGCTGGATTCCACCATCGATGCCCTGACCGAGGTGGTGCACAGCGACCGCAACGTCATCTGCGTGGGGTTCGCCATGGACGCCCTCAGTCGCCTGGCCAACCTGGAATCCGGCGGGCCGGAAACGGATGAGCCCTCGCCGGCTGCTCTCGACCGGCTGCGCGCGGATCTTCTCGCGTTGCTTGGCGAGCCCCCTATCCGGTGCTGGGAAGCGCTCGTACGCGGCGGCCTGAGCACGGAACATCTTTCCACATTTTCCGATACCGGCTAG
- a CDS encoding dihydrodipicolinate synthase family protein, with protein MIRALLRFSVSTLVDAPTLVARPGNIHYVKPSLLKTTSRQEGADCMSAFEGILPAIITPMHSDGSFNEEAFRRVMEFNIEAGVHGFWIAGGTGESILLSDEENMRIATASADQSRGRVNNIMHVGAATTERAARLAEHAAGAGVEAICCVPPFFYGRTDEAIAEHYRVVAAAADLPLFVYNLPQSTGVEITPALMKKIQDKVPQLTGLKHSSQVFANVRSFSAMGLNCLVGNHQLMLPALTIGATGCVDGPPVIAPEYWVEIWKAYRAGDLVRAQSAQDRASGVWVSLGACGGEFHSVAKAALSERLGIECGTARPPGRPLSMKQREALRGTVAELGLV; from the coding sequence ATGATACGCGCGCTGTTGCGCTTCAGCGTGTCGACGCTCGTTGACGCTCCCACTCTTGTTGCGCGACCAGGGAACATCCATTACGTAAAACCGTCTTTATTAAAAACTACGAGTCGACAGGAAGGAGCCGATTGCATGTCCGCGTTCGAAGGTATTCTGCCCGCTATCATCACCCCGATGCACAGCGACGGCAGTTTCAATGAAGAGGCGTTCCGCCGGGTCATGGAATTCAATATCGAGGCCGGTGTCCACGGATTCTGGATCGCGGGCGGGACGGGGGAAAGCATCCTGCTCAGCGACGAGGAGAACATGCGGATCGCTACGGCGTCCGCGGACCAGTCCCGGGGCCGGGTAAACAATATCATGCATGTCGGCGCCGCGACCACGGAAAGGGCGGCCCGGCTGGCCGAACATGCCGCGGGCGCCGGGGTGGAGGCCATCTGCTGCGTGCCGCCTTTCTTCTATGGCCGGACCGACGAAGCCATCGCCGAACACTACCGCGTCGTAGCGGCCGCGGCGGACCTTCCCCTGTTCGTCTACAACCTGCCCCAGTCCACGGGCGTGGAGATCACACCTGCACTGATGAAGAAGATCCAGGATAAGGTGCCGCAACTGACCGGACTCAAGCACTCGTCGCAGGTTTTTGCCAACGTGCGCAGCTTCTCGGCCATGGGGCTGAATTGCCTGGTAGGCAACCACCAGTTAATGCTCCCGGCCCTGACGATCGGCGCTACGGGCTGTGTGGACGGACCGCCGGTTATAGCGCCGGAATACTGGGTGGAAATCTGGAAGGCCTACCGTGCGGGGGATCTCGTACGGGCCCAATCCGCGCAGGACCGCGCCAGCGGGGTGTGGGTCTCTCTGGGCGCGTGCGGCGGCGAGTTCCATTCGGTAGCCAAGGCGGCCCTCAGCGAGCGGTTGGGCATCGAATGCGGGACGGCGCGACCGCCGGGAAGACCCTTGTCGATGAAACAACGGGAAGCACTGCGCGGGACCGTGGCCGAACTCGGTCTCGTGTAA